ATCATCCGTGATGGGAAACATGCGGCCGTCGCTTTCGGTTTTCAGTTCCACACCCCGCGCGGCAAACCACGCGATCGTGTCGCGCGGACCAAACCGGGTGAACGGTCCCTGCAGCTCGCGACTGCCGCGCGGATAACGTTTCACCAGCTCACGAGGCTCGGGACAGGCATGCGTGACGTTGCAGCGTCCGCCGCCGGAGATCCGCACCTTCGCGAGCGGATGCGCCGTGGCCTCGTAGAGCACCACGCGGGCAGACGGATTCGCTTCGGCGCAGGCGATGGCCGCAAAAAATCCCGCGGCGCCGCCGCCGATCACAATCACGCGAGGTGCTGTCGTTGACATGCCGCGCAGCGTGCGCGCACGGCGCCGGTTGTCGAAAACGAAAAAACCGCCGCACCCGTGAAGGTGGCGGCGGTCGGGTAAAAATAGGCCGGTGGATTAACCGGCACGCTTTTGCCTATCAGGCGTCCGGCGCACCCTTGGGGCCTTTTTCGCCCTTCTTCTCGTCCATGCGCTCTTTCATTTCCTTGCGCATTTTCTCGGCCTTCTCGCGCTGGGCGGGGGTGAGGACGGCATCGACCTTGGTCTTGGTGGCCTCGCGGATTTTGCGCATCTCGGCGCGCTTTTCCTTCTGGTCGCCTTCCTTATCCTTGAGCGCCTTCAGCTGCTCGCGCTCTTCGGCGTGGATCTTTTTGATCTGCTCGTCCTGGGCGTCAGTGAGGCCGAGGGCTTCCTTCATCTTGTCGCCACGCTCGCCGTGTTCCTTCTTCGGAGGAGGACCGTCTTCAGCGCGAATGGTGGGAGCGGCGAAGCCGATTGCGAGGGCGCAGACGGCGAGGATATATTTGCGGGTGCTTTTCATGACAGTTTGGATTTTTTGAGTTACCAAAGGTAACACTCACCAAGACGTCTCCCTCTCGCGGCAGTTACACTGATTTCATTTTCCATGACACTTGACCGGCTCACCGCCCTCGCTTCAGCCGTGATCGAGGCCACGCAAAAAAAGCTCCCCGCCGAACTGCGCGACCTCGCCGGAGCGGTGCCTGTCCACTACGAAGCGCTGCCCGATGCCGAGCTGATCGCGGAGGGATTTGAGGACGATATTCTCGGGCTTTTCACCGGCTCCGCCTACGGAGACGAATTGCGCGAAGACCAGCCCATGCCCGCGCAAATCATTCTCTTCCTCGAAAACCTCTGGGACTTTGCCGAGGGCGACGAAACGATCTTCCGCGACGAGGTGCGCATCACCTATCTGCACGAGCTCGGACACTATTTTGGCTGGGACGAGGATGAGCTGGCCGCCCGCGAATTGGACTGATCGGCCTGTTCACGGGAACCGCCTTCACTCCGCGCTTTCCTTGAAGTGACATCTGTCGCATATCTTTCGCCTCATTCCTGTTTCATGAAAAAAATCCTTTCCCTGTTCATCGTGCTCGCGACCGTCGTGTCGCTCCATGCGGATTCCAAAAGGGACCGTGAGCGCTTCATCACCCGCCTCGAAACCTGCGAGGCGATCCTTCGCGAATTTCAGGCGGATCCCGCCCTCGCCATTCCCGCCGATGTGCTGCAAAGCGCCAAGGCCATCGTTATCACGACCCAGATTCGCGGCGGCCTCATCCTCGGCATGCAGGAAGGCTACGGCACCATCCTCGTCAAAAAATCCAATGGCAGCTGGAGCATCCCCGTGGTGATTCGCGCCGGTGAAGCCAGCCTCGGCCTGCAGCTCGGCGGTTCGCGTATAGAAAACGTCTACGTCATCATGAACGCGGAAACGCCGCGCCAGTTGTTCGAAGGTCGTTTCAACATCGGTGTGGATGCCGCCGCCGTCGCCGGCCCCCGCGTCGCCGACTCGGAAAAAACCAACCGCCAGTTGCTCAGCGTTCCCGTTCTCGTTTACAGCAACCAGAAAGGCCTTTTCGCCGGCGCCACCGTGAAGACCGGCTACATCACCCGCAGCGATTCGGTAAACCGCGCCTACTATGGCGTTGATTACGACCTGCCAGAACTTCTTTACGGCAACTTCGTCACGCCGGTTCCCACCGAGGTGCATCCGTTGATCGACTACGTCACGCAGCTTTCGCCGTAATCCGTCATGGCGTATCATAATCCCGTGCTCGGCGGTGGTGGCATCCACCACGTCGCGCTGAAAACGAAAAACTGGGACGCCTCGCTCGCCTTCTACAAAGGCGTCCTCGGCTTCGCCGAAAAGATCACCTGGGCCTATCCCGACGGTAACCGCGCCGGCATGTTCGACACGGGTGGCGGCGCGTATCTGGAAATCTTCGAGAACCACGTGGAAACACCCGCTCCGGGCGGCATTCTGTTCCACCTCGCGATCCGCGCCACCGATGTGAACGCCGTCACCGAACGCGTGCGCGCCGCAGGCTGCAAGATCACCGTCGAGCCGAAGGACGTCACCATCCAGACGACCAACGGCACCGGCCCCGTGCCGGTGCGCCTGTCGTTCTTCGAAGGCCCCAACGGCGAGATATGGGAGCTGTTTCAAAACGAGCTCACCTGAATCCGTCAGGCCTCACGCCGGCGAATCCGTCAAAGGATCGCCGGCTTTTTTATTGCAGCCAGGTCAGCGCAGGGCGTCCGGCCGACCACGCGAGTTCCGCCGGTCCCGCCCACTCGCACTTGCCCGTGCGTTCATCACCATCGAGGTAGGCCACAAACGTCAGCATCGGACCGCCTTCACCCGAGGCCCAGAACTTGATGATTTCCACCGCCGGCAGAGTCTTGCGACCCAGGATGTCCACCAGTGGGAAATCGATCATGCCGTTAAGCGCACGATAAACGACCTCGGTGCACACCAGTTTGTCCGCACTGAAGAAATCAAAGTCGAAATCGTAGGGTTTGCCCACGTGGTCAAACGCGCGCGCGATCACTTCTTTTTTCTGCAACGGCGTGAGATTGGGCCGCAGCACCGCCACCGAATCCGCCTCACCGATCGAATGCTCGATCGTGGTGAACACCACGCCTTCGCTGATCGCCTCAATGATCGCGTAGCCATGTCCGCTCGCATCGCGCTGGGTGAATTTTTCGAGATGCCGCTGAATGCGCATGTCCTGATCGATGCCCGCCGCCTTGATCTGCTCGGGCGTGCCGACATAGAGCGCCGAGTGCGGCCAGTAGCCGGGCAGAAACGCATTGGAGAGATACCAGTTGCGTCGCTCGATGAGGATATCTCCTGGCTGCAACAGCGGTCTCAGACGCTCCATCAATTCCGGCGTGATCAATGATTTCCCGTGGCGCGGCTGACGGATCTTCGTGTCGCCGATGAGCGTCGAGACGGCCGAGCTTGCGCGGTAGTAACTGCCCTTCACCGTGCCAGTCACATCGGCCAGCGCGGTGCCGACTTTATAAGAGAACAACTCGTCCGACAGCTTAGCGGTGTTTTCCGCCGCGAGCAGGATCGACGCATGGAATTTCTCATACGGTTCGCCCGCCGTGAGGCCGGCTGCCTGCCATTCTGGCAACGTGCGCTGATAGTTTTTCCAGCCAGACTCGAGCCAGCGGCGATGCTCGACGTTGCCGAGATTGGCGCGGATCAAATCATACGTGCCCGCCGGCAAATCCCAGCGTGGCTCCGCTTCGTTGAGTTTACGGATCGCTTCGTCCTGGTCTTTGAATGCCTGAACGAAACGCGCCGAATAATCGTAGGCCACTGCCGCCGCCGTGTAGTGCAGCAACAACGCCCGCAGGCGCACCGCCTCCGGTTTGACGTCTTCGTTGCGCTGATACTTCCACACCGTGCGCAACAGCACCGTGCGGTAGTTGAGAAACTTGAGCAGCAGCCGGCGGATCTCTTCGTCGTCGGCCTGTTTGTAGTAACTGCGGCGGCCCGCCTTCAGATCGCCTTCGAAGGCGAGGAACGTTTTTTCAAGTTCATCGAGCCCGTCGATCACCGCCACGAGTGAACGTTCATCGGACGCCATCTGCTCGGTCAGTTGCGTGACGGGCAACGCGGCAATGTTCGGCGCATCCGCCCGCAAAAACTCCGTCGGACGATCACGCAGCAACCACGCCGAAAACCACACCATTACCGCGAGGCTGATCGCGGCCACCGTCACGTTGAGCCACAACGGCGGACGATAACGGTTCGTCGCCATCACGATGGTCGCGGGTGCAGGCATCGCCGAGTGAAACTCCTTGGCCAGCCCGCCGAGTTCCCTCACCACCACGCTTTGCGAAGCCAGCAACTCCGCACGCAATTTCGGCTTCAGCAACAAACGTGTCTCGGCGCGCAAACGCGGAAAAAGCGTTTTCCAGCGGCGCGCATTATCCAGCGCCACCAACGCACTCACCGGCATGAGCACGAGCCAGGTCACCACGACCCAAGGCACAAAATAACCGCTCAGCCACCACGCCATGAGGCCATACCACGCACCATAAACGGGCAGGCCCAGAAGCAGGCGGTTGAGCGCCAGCGTCATCTGCCCCGGAGCCGGAACCCACACGCTCACAAAACGCACGAAGAGGTAGGGCGCGAGATGCGTGACCAGTCCGAAGAATCCAACCAGCGCACCCGTGACGAGCTTGAGCATCGTCAGTGAAAACGAGCCGACGAGCATGCGCGCCTGCAACGAAAGCTCCATGTCGTCAGCCGGCACACCCGCCGCCCGCAACGCCTGTCCATGCGCGCGCACGCGGGCGGCCGCCGCCTCGGCCCGCGGACGATCCGTGCGGTAAAAATAATTAATCGCATCCACGGCGGCCTGCTGGCGACGCAGGCCGTTGAGCGCATCGCGGCGCTTGTAACCCGCGGCCGGTAGCAACGCCTCGAGGTCTTCCAGCAACGGCTGCCACTCCGCTTCGTCGAGATGGAGCACGACGGATTTCAACCGGGTGTTAAGCTCGGTCGTAAGCGTGCGCATCGCGAGGTGTTCGTCGCCGTTGTGCTGCGCGAGCCACTCGGCCGCATCCACGGGCTCGCCGACCTTGATCCACACGGCGCTGCGAAACCGTTCCTTTTGCTCGTAGTGCAAACCGACAGGCACGATTTTTAATCCCTGCGCCCCCGCGGCGAGCGCTTGCAACGCGAGCCGCGCAGCGCCCGAACGCACGAGCGCGAGTTGGTTGGCATCGTGGCTTTTTCCTTCGGGAAAAATTCCCATGACATGACCCGCGGCCATCTGCTTCGCGGCGGCGGCGAGTGACTCGAGATTGCGCGCGACCTGCAGGCGGTCATCGGTGCCGCGATACGCGGGCACCATGCCGAGCGCGTGGAGAACTTTCCCAAAAATCGGAATGTCGAAGAGTGGTGCCTTGGCCATCAACCGCACCGGACGCCGCGCGGCGATACCCAGCATCACGGGATCGATCAGCGAATTGGGGTGGTTGGCCGCCAGCAGCACGGGACCGTCCTGCGGAATGCGATCCGCGCCGGACACCTCGATGCGCGGATAATAAAACTTAACGAGTGACCGCACCAACCGCCGCGCAAAGGAACCGGAGAATTCAGACAAAGCCATGGTTATAAAATCAGTTTGTGCCACGCAGGTGCGCGACGAGTTCGGCGAGCACCGCATCGGTCACGGCCGCTTGCGCCTCGGTGCGTTTCATGCCCGGACACACGACGCGCCCAGTGAGAATTTTCCAACGGCGCGCAGTCACACGGTGCGCGATCGCCCAATAGGCAAAAGGATCATCCACGCCCTGCTCCCGCGCCGGTTCGGCATAGCCCGTGGTCGCGATGGCCAGATCGGCGCCGAAGAGAACCGCCACGCCTCGCGCCATCTGCGCGGCGACTTCGGCGGAAACACAATTCACGCGGGCGGCCGCGGCGCGCTTCACCCCCAGCTGGCGCACTTTTTGGTCGAGCGTGTAAGCCGTGACGCCGCCCAGAAAATAACCCGATGCGCCCGACACAGCGGTTATCGCGGCCTGCACGCGTCCGCCAGTCAGGCTCTCCGCCACGGCGAGCGTGAGCGCTGGCTCGCGCAGGCAGAGGGCTTTCAGTTCTTGCGCGGCGGAGACGGACATGACGGCCAGCTTACGCCGTCTTCTTCGCGCGGCGAGCTTTGGCCAAGCGCTTCCGCAAACGCCAGCGGTGGCTCTTAGCGACAATGTAACCGACGCATTTTTCAGAGCCGCAAAGACACGGATGATCGCTCCAGTTTTCCACATCGAACCCGTAGTCAAACGTGAGCTCCTCCCCCTTCACGATGTCGCGACGCGCGACTAGCCAGATGTGTCCGCGGAAATTAGCACTCTCGCAATTGGGCACGCACGAGTGGTTGAGCAACCGCGCGGTGTTCCACTTCATGTGTCCGTCGAGGTCGTAACGCTTGTTGATCTCGAAAATATAAACACAGCCATCGCCGCCCTTGGCCGCACGAGCGGCGCGGGCTTCATCACGACGCTCGGATTCGGCTTTGGTGATGCGCTCGCCTTCATATTCAATCACCCGCGTGCCTGATGGAATGTCTTTGGATGCGATGACCCCGAGGCCATGAATTTTTGAGCGGCGCACGCGTGCCCACGGCGACGTGGTCTGGGCGCGCCGGCGCGCGGACGGTTTCGCGACGGCGGTTTTTTTAACGGTCTTCTTTTTAACAGTGCTCATGCGTTCAGTTCCAAGCCCACCGGACAGTGATCGCTGCCCATGATCTCAGGGGAGATCCAGGCGCGCTTGAGCCGCGGGGTCAAAACGGAAGATGTAAGGAAATAATCGATACGCCAACCGATGTTGCGCGGACGCGCGCCGGCGCGATAAGTCCACCACGAGTAGTGGCCCGGGCCTTTTTCAAAGTGGCGGAACGTGTCCACGAAGCCGGCCGAGAGAAACGCGCGGAAGCTGTCGCGCTCCTCGTCGCTGAAGCCGGGATTGCCCACGTTTTCCTTGGGACGCGCGAGATCGATCGGTTCGTGTGCGACGTTCAAGTCACCGCAGACGATCACAGGCTTGGCCTTCTCCAGCTTGCGCAGGTAGGCGAGAAAATCGCGGTCCCAGCGGAGCCGATACGGCAGGCGCGCAAGCTCAGCCTGCGCGTTGGGCACGTAGACGTTGACGAGATAGTAATCGGCGAACTCCGCCGTGATCACGCGCCCCTCCTGGTCGTGTTCCTCGATGCCGATGCCGTAGAAAACATTGAGCGGCGCATGGCGCGTAAAAATCGCGGTGCCGCTGTAGCCCTTCTTCACGGCGGCGTTCCAGAACGCCGTGTAGCCCTTCGGCCACTCGACATGCTGCACATCGCCGGGGTGGCACTTGGTCTCCTGCAGACAGATGACATCGGGGCCGTTGACGCCGAGGTGGTCGAGAAAGCCTTTTTGCAGGACGGCGCGAAGGCCGTTCACGTTCCAAGAGACGAGTTTCATGAAGCGCAAACGCTCCACGGTCCGCGGCGAGGTTTCAACCCTGAGGTTGCCAGCGGGCGAGAGATTGCGCCATTTTCGCCGTTCCATGTCCGTGTTCACCCACATCCCGCTCGGCCAACGTATTCCCGCCAGTCTGCACGGCGTCTCCGCCAGCCTGCCCACGATGCGTGATGTCATCGGCTATGAGGAAAAAGATCCCGAGGTCACCCAACACATGACCTCCGGCTATCCTCGCTTCGTCGTGCACCCGTTCGCCAAAAAAGCCGGCGCCCACCTCCTGCGCACCCTCGGGCTCGCGGGCAACGCCATCTGGCTCACCTCGTCCATCCGCGCCGCCGAGCAGCTTCGTATCCACCTCGGCGAACCCGCCGCGCTTCTGCCGACCACGGCCGCACTGACCGGCGTTACCTTCCCGGAAGACGCCACGCTCTCCTCGCGCGCCAAGACCTTTCTTCAGCACAGCGGCATGTTCCTCTCCTCCCGCGAAGCCGAGGATTACCTGCTGCGCGTCGGCGAGCTCACCGCCGATCAGGCCCAGGTCGAAAAAGGCTTCGACGGCTACGCCCCCGCCAACGTGAAAGGCCACGTCGCCCGCTTCTACCAGCACGCCTCCGCCTCAGACGTGTTCCTCGCCACGAGTGGCATGAACGCCTTGGCCGCGTCCTTCCGCGTGGCCGCCGATCTGCAACGCCCGCTCGGTCGCACCCGTTGGCTCCAGCTGGGCTGGCTGTATCTCGACACCATCGCGATCCTTCAAAAGTTCACCGACACGCCCGCCGAGGACTACCTTTACCAGTCCAACGTCTTCGATCTGGCCGCGCTCAAACAGCTCTTCATCGAGCAGGGTTCCCGCATCGCCGGCCTCATTACCGAGGTTCCGACGAATCCTCTGATCCAGACGCCGGACCTCGCCGCCATCGCCGCCCTGTGCCGCGAATACGGCGTGCTCCTGATCATCGATCCGACCGTCGCCTCGCCACTCAACATCGACGTGCTCCCGCACGCCGACCTCGTGGCCAACTCCCTCACCAAATACACCGCCGGCGAAGGCGACGTGATTCTCGGTGCCGTGGTCGTCAACCCGCAGGGATCGTTCGCAGCCGAGTTCCGCACCCGCCTGCCGCACGCGTTGGAACCGGTTTACTCGCGCGACATCGCCCGCCTCGCCTCGCAAATCGGCGACGCGCCCGCCCTCATGGCGCAGATCAACCGCACCACGCCCGCCGTCGTCGAGTTCCTGCGCACCCACCCGCGCATCAAAGAACTCTACTGGTCGCTCCATCCCGACTCGCGCGAAAACTACCTCAAGATCGCCCGCTCTCCCGACGCCATCGGCAGCATGATCTCGTTCGTCGTCGATATGCCCGTCGCGAAGTTTTACGACCGCCTGCGTCTGCCCAAAGGCCCGAGCTTCGGCATGAAGAACACGCTGATCTGCCCGTTCATCTACCTCGCCCACTACGACCTCGTCACCAGCGAGGACGGCCGCGCCACACTCGCCGCCTCGGGGCTGCACCCGGAGCTGCTGCGCCTCTCCATCGGTTCCGAACCCGCCGAGGACATCATCGCCACGCTGGCCGAAGCACTGGCCGACTGATCGCGCGCCCTGCGATGACGACCGCGTCCTGCAAGCTCGCGATCAAAGCCCTCCCCAACGCCCCGCGCAACGAACTCGCCGGCTGGCTCGGCGACACGCTGAAAGTCCGCGTCCACGCGCCGGCACTCGAAGGCCGCGCCAATGACGAGCTGTGCGCATTCATCGCCGACACCCTCGCCCTCCCCCGCCGGGCCGTGACGGTTTTCCAAGGCGATAAATCCCGCCAAAAACTCCTTCATATCCAAGGCTTCACCTTCCCCGAAGTCCGCCAACGCCTCGACCCTTTGTAACTTAATAGGTTACAATCCTCGCCTTCAGCCCTCCGCCATTTTGTAACTTATTAAGTTACAAAAATCCGAAACTACTTCGTCAGGCGTAAGAAACGGGCGGCTAAAAGCACAGCGGCGATGGCTAGGCCCACCGCTAGGCCAACCCAGATGCCCACCGCGCCCAAGCTCGTGTGCAACCCTAGCAGATACCCGCCGGGAATCGCCAGGAGCCAGTAAGCGATGAACGAAATCGTCGCCGGCACGCGCACATCGGCCAGTCCGCGCAACGCCCCCGAGCCGATTACTTGCGCGCCGTCGAAGAGCTGGAAAATCGCCGCCACCACGAGAAGTTTTGCCGCCAGGGCAACCACTCCGGGATCGTTCACAAACCCTCCCGCCAACCACGGTCCGAACACCG
This window of the Rariglobus hedericola genome carries:
- a CDS encoding CinA family protein → MSVSAAQELKALCLREPALTLAVAESLTGGRVQAAITAVSGASGYFLGGVTAYTLDQKVRQLGVKRAAAARVNCVSAEVAAQMARGVAVLFGADLAIATTGYAEPAREQGVDDPFAYWAIAHRVTARRWKILTGRVVCPGMKRTEAQAAVTDAVLAELVAHLRGTN
- a CDS encoding VOC family protein yields the protein MAYHNPVLGGGGIHHVALKTKNWDASLAFYKGVLGFAEKITWAYPDGNRAGMFDTGGGAYLEIFENHVETPAPGGILFHLAIRATDVNAVTERVRAAGCKITVEPKDVTIQTTNGTGPVPVRLSFFEGPNGEIWELFQNELT
- a CDS encoding PLP-dependent transferase; translation: MSVFTHIPLGQRIPASLHGVSASLPTMRDVIGYEEKDPEVTQHMTSGYPRFVVHPFAKKAGAHLLRTLGLAGNAIWLTSSIRAAEQLRIHLGEPAALLPTTAALTGVTFPEDATLSSRAKTFLQHSGMFLSSREAEDYLLRVGELTADQAQVEKGFDGYAPANVKGHVARFYQHASASDVFLATSGMNALAASFRVAADLQRPLGRTRWLQLGWLYLDTIAILQKFTDTPAEDYLYQSNVFDLAALKQLFIEQGSRIAGLITEVPTNPLIQTPDLAAIAALCREYGVLLIIDPTVASPLNIDVLPHADLVANSLTKYTAGEGDVILGAVVVNPQGSFAAEFRTRLPHALEPVYSRDIARLASQIGDAPALMAQINRTTPAVVEFLRTHPRIKELYWSLHPDSRENYLKIARSPDAIGSMISFVVDMPVAKFYDRLRLPKGPSFGMKNTLICPFIYLAHYDLVTSEDGRATLAASGLHPELLRLSIGSEPAEDIIATLAEALAD
- a CDS encoding metallopeptidase family protein, encoding MTLDRLTALASAVIEATQKKLPAELRDLAGAVPVHYEALPDAELIAEGFEDDILGLFTGSAYGDELREDQPMPAQIILFLENLWDFAEGDETIFRDEVRITYLHELGHYFGWDEDELAARELD
- a CDS encoding DUF167 domain-containing protein gives rise to the protein MTTASCKLAIKALPNAPRNELAGWLGDTLKVRVHAPALEGRANDELCAFIADTLALPRRAVTVFQGDKSRQKLLHIQGFTFPEVRQRLDPL
- a CDS encoding lipid-binding SYLF domain-containing protein, giving the protein MKKILSLFIVLATVVSLHADSKRDRERFITRLETCEAILREFQADPALAIPADVLQSAKAIVITTQIRGGLILGMQEGYGTILVKKSNGSWSIPVVIRAGEASLGLQLGGSRIENVYVIMNAETPRQLFEGRFNIGVDAAAVAGPRVADSEKTNRQLLSVPVLVYSNQKGLFAGATVKTGYITRSDSVNRAYYGVDYDLPELLYGNFVTPVPTEVHPLIDYVTQLSP
- a CDS encoding exodeoxyribonuclease III, with product MKLVSWNVNGLRAVLQKGFLDHLGVNGPDVICLQETKCHPGDVQHVEWPKGYTAFWNAAVKKGYSGTAIFTRHAPLNVFYGIGIEEHDQEGRVITAEFADYYLVNVYVPNAQAELARLPYRLRWDRDFLAYLRKLEKAKPVIVCGDLNVAHEPIDLARPKENVGNPGFSDEERDSFRAFLSAGFVDTFRHFEKGPGHYSWWTYRAGARPRNIGWRIDYFLTSSVLTPRLKRAWISPEIMGSDHCPVGLELNA
- a CDS encoding SET domain-containing protein: MSTVKKKTVKKTAVAKPSARRRAQTTSPWARVRRSKIHGLGVIASKDIPSGTRVIEYEGERITKAESERRDEARAARAAKGGDGCVYIFEINKRYDLDGHMKWNTARLLNHSCVPNCESANFRGHIWLVARRDIVKGEELTFDYGFDVENWSDHPCLCGSEKCVGYIVAKSHRWRLRKRLAKARRAKKTA
- a CDS encoding 1-acyl-sn-glycerol-3-phosphate acyltransferase; amino-acid sequence: MALSEFSGSFARRLVRSLVKFYYPRIEVSGADRIPQDGPVLLAANHPNSLIDPVMLGIAARRPVRLMAKAPLFDIPIFGKVLHALGMVPAYRGTDDRLQVARNLESLAAAAKQMAAGHVMGIFPEGKSHDANQLALVRSGAARLALQALAAGAQGLKIVPVGLHYEQKERFRSAVWIKVGEPVDAAEWLAQHNGDEHLAMRTLTTELNTRLKSVVLHLDEAEWQPLLEDLEALLPAAGYKRRDALNGLRRQQAAVDAINYFYRTDRPRAEAAAARVRAHGQALRAAGVPADDMELSLQARMLVGSFSLTMLKLVTGALVGFFGLVTHLAPYLFVRFVSVWVPAPGQMTLALNRLLLGLPVYGAWYGLMAWWLSGYFVPWVVVTWLVLMPVSALVALDNARRWKTLFPRLRAETRLLLKPKLRAELLASQSVVVRELGGLAKEFHSAMPAPATIVMATNRYRPPLWLNVTVAAISLAVMVWFSAWLLRDRPTEFLRADAPNIAALPVTQLTEQMASDERSLVAVIDGLDELEKTFLAFEGDLKAGRRSYYKQADDEEIRRLLLKFLNYRTVLLRTVWKYQRNEDVKPEAVRLRALLLHYTAAAVAYDYSARFVQAFKDQDEAIRKLNEAEPRWDLPAGTYDLIRANLGNVEHRRWLESGWKNYQRTLPEWQAAGLTAGEPYEKFHASILLAAENTAKLSDELFSYKVGTALADVTGTVKGSYYRASSAVSTLIGDTKIRQPRHGKSLITPELMERLRPLLQPGDILIERRNWYLSNAFLPGYWPHSALYVGTPEQIKAAGIDQDMRIQRHLEKFTQRDASGHGYAIIEAISEGVVFTTIEHSIGEADSVAVLRPNLTPLQKKEVIARAFDHVGKPYDFDFDFFSADKLVCTEVVYRALNGMIDFPLVDILGRKTLPAVEIIKFWASGEGGPMLTFVAYLDGDERTGKCEWAGPAELAWSAGRPALTWLQ
- a CDS encoding Spy/CpxP family protein refolding chaperone; amino-acid sequence: MKSTRKYILAVCALAIGFAAPTIRAEDGPPPKKEHGERGDKMKEALGLTDAQDEQIKKIHAEEREQLKALKDKEGDQKEKRAEMRKIREATKTKVDAVLTPAQREKAEKMRKEMKERMDEKKGEKGPKGAPDA